The following are encoded together in the Vibrio splendidus genome:
- the atpH gene encoding F0F1 ATP synthase subunit delta gives MSDLTTIARPYAKAAFDFAVDKGELDQWGQMLTFAAEVAQNDDVHNLLSSSMTAEKLAEIFIVICGEQFDEFGQNLIKVMAENGRLMAFPDVCKQFLLLKQEHEKEIDVDVTSAVELSEEQRTSIISKLELRLARKVQLNCSIDETLLSGVIIRAGDLVIDNSARSRLDRLSDALQS, from the coding sequence ATGTCTGATTTGACTACAATCGCACGCCCCTATGCTAAAGCAGCGTTTGACTTTGCGGTAGATAAAGGTGAGCTAGACCAATGGGGTCAAATGCTTACTTTTGCTGCCGAAGTGGCACAAAATGATGATGTTCATAATTTATTAAGCAGTTCAATGACTGCTGAAAAGTTAGCTGAAATATTCATTGTAATTTGTGGCGAACAATTTGATGAATTCGGCCAGAACTTAATTAAAGTGATGGCAGAGAATGGTCGTTTAATGGCCTTTCCTGATGTTTGTAAACAGTTCTTATTGCTTAAACAAGAGCACGAGAAAGAAATCGACGTTGATGTTACTTCAGCGGTTGAACTTTCTGAAGAACAGCGCACAAGCATCATCAGCAAATTGGAACTGCGCCTAGCGCGCAAAGTTCAGCTGAATTGCAGTATAGATGAGACTCTACTTAGTGGAGTTATTATTCGAGCCGGAGACCTAGTCATCGATAACTCAGCGCGCAGTCGTTTAGACCGCCTGAGCGATGCATTGCAGTCTTAA